A window of Rhizoctonia solani chromosome 5, complete sequence genomic DNA:
GCGCCACCGTCACGTGATCTTACCTAGCTTCGACCGATTCGTTTCCAGAAAGAACTATACAGCACCACAAGTTGCGTGCATATACAAGCATCTTTAGCCTTTTCTACATATACGTGTACAAATAGTGCGAGAAATATTAGTCCCATTAAATTACAGTACCCAAGCCCCTAAAGAAACCGATCCCTCCTCCTCGCCTTGGCCTCGTCCCTGGTCTTGTAGACGCAACTCACACTCCCACTCACATTCGCCCTCAACCACGGTAAAGCTTCGGGGTCCACACACGGACACGCATCCACAACAATATTACGTATCATTCCCTTTCCGTTCTTGACCATCTTGACCAAGTGTGAAGCACGCAACTCGTCTGCGCCTGAGAAATTCACATCCCGCAGGTTGGGGAATGAGAGAGTGGAAAAGAGGTCGGGTGGGAAAGCGCTGCAGTACGAGACTTCTAGGAACTCGAGGGTCTCGTGAAATGTGTTGAGGAGGGAGAGTAAGAGGGGCGAATGCATTGCCACTCGACTCAATCGGAGTTCCCGCAGGGGCGGCCTGTCGGACGGGTCACAGTCTGTCAAGTAGCGTAATAGAATAGCAGGCTTCACAGCGGAGAGTTGTTGGAGGTCGAGGATCTGTAATTTGGGAAATACGAGTGTGGTTAAAGAGTGTAACGGCCCAATGGTTGCGATCCGTAATTCTTCAAGGTTTTCAAGACGTAGGACGGGAATATCTTTAAAGTCTGGAAGGGGGGCAAATTGGGATGTTGGTTGTTGACGAACACGTTTGCGGGGCGGACGATGAGACTGCGCAAGCTGGGTGCTGTGCGTAGAAAGTAAAAGAGGGGTTCGAGTTGGGAAGAGACGAGTTTATTAAATGAAAGGTCGAGGTGGGTTATATGCGGCAAGGTATCGCAGGACATGCTGAGCGTACCCACATGTAAAGCGAGTTTTCGTGTGCCCAAAGGGTCGGAGCGAGGTGAAAAGAGAGAGATGATCTTGTCGGGATCACATGTCTCGACATTCGGATGGGTCGAATGAACAGGGAGCAGACCAGGTCGAAACGAAAGCGAGTGCAGCTGCACATTGTGATTCCGGATAACGTCGAGAGCGGTATAACCAAACGCATCCATCCCGATGATCGTCAAGTGCTTCCAAGACTCGGGCCGAGTCGCCTCGATAAACTTCCAAAGCTTCGGAGCCATATTCGGTGGGATATCAACCAAGGAAAGCGAGTACAATCCCTGCCCGTCCAATCGCTCCAACCAAAACGCACTCTTCTTTCCAAACTGGTTTCCCGAGATGGACAAGGACTGCCAGAACCAGGGAACAGAATACACCATCTCTCGTAAACTCTTGCACACGGACCCGAGCGTGATGGCGAAATGAGCGGCGCCGCGCGGATGCTCCAAGTCCATATCGCGAACGACCAGCCGACAGATATCGTCCAACAACTCGAGCGGCAGTTTGCGCAACGGGTCCACATGCGCACGTCTCCTCGCTTCGGCCTCTCGCGCCGATTGCTCGACCTTGGCGAGCTCCTCGATTCGTTTCTGGTACCCTGCGTCCGAGGCGTTTAATCTCTTGCGCGCAGCCTCGACCATCTGGACTGCTCGATCATGTTTGCCAATGGTCAAGAAGATCCTGGCCGTTCTGAAATAACTCTTGTCCGAATTAGTCTAGTTCGAATATTTTTTGGGTAGGGTGCGTTAGACTCACTTGGTATCGTTCCGGCTGAAGACCAATACACTTTCGCGTATCGGCCAAGGCTTCCCGGAACCGCTTGAGCTGCTCGTAAGCAGCTGCCCGGGAATCAAACACATGCGCGTGCGAATCGTCGACTTGAATGCTCTAGAACCCCCCATACACACGCCATACTCAATCTCCAATCTAAAAAGCCTAGACCATTGGTAAGAGCTCACCTGGGAAAAGAACCCCACAGCTTCATCGTACCTCTTCTCCTTGAACGCAACCACACCTTGCTCAAACGGCTTTTTCCAGGAcaaggacgaggaggaggatgaagaggacaTGGTCGGAAACAAGCAACGCGGTCATCACGTGATGGACGATTTCTCCCCTGATGCAGTCTCGATTCGGTCGAGCGCTGTCGTCTTGTCTGTTTGCTCGCGCGTACACGATGGCCCCTACGCTTGTCCCCGTGTCTCAGCCCGTGGTGCTGTGCGGGCCTTCTGGGGCTGGCAAGTCCACGCTGATCAAAAAGCTCCAGGATGAATTTCCGGGGCAGTATAATTTTAGCGTTTCTCGTGAGTCCCGCGAAGAGTCTGTGGGGTGGGTGTGATACAGGCTGAACGGTGGTTTCTGTAGATACGACGAGGAGCCCCAGGCCTGGCGAAGTCAACGGCAAGGCATACCACTTTGTCACCAAGGCCGAGTTTGAGAACCTCATCAACGAGAAAGGGTTCGCAGAGTACACAACGACCTATGATACCTAGTAAGCCCCCATACCACTAACATCATCCCGATCACTCACCGAAATGGGGAGGACAGCTACGGAACGTCTCTCCGCGCCATAAAAGAAGCGTCGACAGAGGGCGGATCGTGCCTACTCGACATCGACACGGTCGGAGTGGCCAATATCAAAAAACACCACGCCTCGCTCGGATGtctcttcatcttcatctcgCCCCCGTCCCTGTCCTCGCTCGGCGATCGCCTGCGCAAACGCGGGACCGAGAACGAGGACACGATCGTGAAGAGATTGGCCAAGGCCAAGTCGGAGATCGAGTATGCTGCTGTACGCCCTCTTTCTGTTTCCCTCCTAACCACCGATGAGTGGGATCTGACCCTGGGGCTGTAAAACTCCTGTTCTATTCTAGTCGGGCGCGTTCGATGTGATCGTCGTCAATGACAATGTCGATCGCTCTTATGCACTTTTGCGCAGTGTCATTCGGGACGGCGTTCGAACGGGCGACAGCCTGCCTGATGGGATCTTGGAAGAGACCGCCGTGTCTATCAACTGACATCGCGATTGGCCTGAAGTTTTCTTCCCCCCTCTCCCTTGGCTTGCGATAACTGTACCTTTCTTTTCTATCTTCCTTATCCCCGCCTCATCTCGGCCGATACTCAAGGGTACTCCGAGAGGGTCGGTTGGTTATCTGTCCGCGTCCCCCGCGCACTGACATCATGCTGTTGTTGTTTAGACTATAGACTCCTTGTCTTCCCCTCCGTCTTTGCTACCTATGTTTGTACCCTTACCTAACTAGACCCGGATCTAGCTCTCCCCCATCAATTGTGTCCCTAGTCACTTATCTCCGAGGACAGCCCAGGCAAGGAAGGGCAACCTAAGATCTCGAACCTGGCTATATCAGTCTCAATTTTAGGTGCAGGAAAAAGTGATGTACAATCAATATATATGGAACTAGTACTTGGGCCAGCGGAAGACGGAGGTAATTAGACCAGACAGAGACCATGATCGTTTCCTTCCGGATACAAAGATGAGAGAGAGAAGTCAAGGGACATAATTGCCTCCTCCTATAGCGGTGAGGTTGTATTTCCGATTCGAGCGTGCTGAGATCGGTCGTGCTCTGTGTGCATCGTCTTGGAACTGCTAAACGTTCTACCCTCCAAGTGGGTTCCCACTCCACCTACTTTGTGCCTGTGGAAGACAAGGGGTGGGGCCCATGGTGCCGAGATTTTTTGTTTTCTTTTACGTTGGCAGTGATGAGACAACGAAAATGAGTCCATAGATTCGACGAGGGAAAAGCTCTATGACAAAGAGGTCTATAGGAAATAAAGTAGAACCGGAATTCCAACGAAAGCGAGGGTGAGGGGATCTATAGCAACATGAcggaaaaaaaaaacgaaaGCTCTAGAGCGACAGCATGAGAAAGTACGTATACAGCGTGGGTTGGGGAAGGTGCATGGGACTACTAAGACAGCGAATTGAATGAAGAGGCAATAATATAAGGAGGGGGTGCGTTTTTTGGGAGAGAGTGGGGGCAGGTAGTCTGGAAACGAGGTGATGAGTTTACCAATCGAGT
This region includes:
- a CDS encoding guanylate kinase, with protein sequence MAPTLVPVSQPVVLCGPSGAGKSTLIKKLQDEFPGQYNFSVSHTTRSPRPGEVNGKAYHFVTKAEFENLINEKGFAEYTTTYDTYYGTSLRAIKEASTEGGSCLLDIDTVGVANIKKHHASLGCLFIFISPPSLSSLGDRLRKRGTENEDTIVKRLAKAKSEIEYAASGAFDVIVVNDNVDRSYALLRSVIRDGVRTGDSLPDGILEETAVSIN
- a CDS encoding TPR-1 domain-containing protein, with protein sequence MSSSSSSSSLSWKKPFEQGVVAFKEKRLFRLEIEYGVCMGGSRAFKSTIRTRMCLIPGQLLTSSSSGSGKPWPIRESVLVFSRNDTKTARIFLTIGKHDRAVQMVEAARKRLNASDAGYQKRIEELAKVEQSAREAEARRRAHVDPLRKLPLELLDDICRLVVRDMDLEHPRGAAHFAITLGSVCKSLREMVYSVPWFWQSLSISGNQFGKKSAFWLERLDGQGLYSLSLVDIPPNMAPKLWKFIEATRPESWKHLTIIGMDAFGYTALDVIRNHNVQLHSLSFRPGLLPVHSTHPNVETCDPDKIISLFSPRSDPLGTRKLALHLAQSHRPPRKRVRQQPTSQFAPLPDFKDIPVLRLENLEELRIATIGPLHSLTTLVFPKLQILDLQQLSAVKPAILLRYLTDCDPSDRPPLRELRLSRVAMHSPLLLSLLNTFHETLEFLEVSYCSAFPPDLFSTLSFPNLRDVNFSGADELRASHLVKMVKNGKGMIRNIVVDACPCVDPEALPWLRANAIAFGAEVEEMMDDTDDRDSGLAKRFKLHMHPSEMREKYSIKLDLRFVTEAEASVHYCISHSNISNRLKAGLNFAVCDAGGSTVDITVYTVTSMSPLLKLAEKRDSACIQAGGLYVDDAVEKYLEDTLTRAGIDPEDIKEYVEEGVKDFEKFPKRLFSDGSDSLKLKLGDKGLTNRNQRSPRRYDTIIKSVDDQIRGINVSHILLVGGFGDSPYLQQQLKERLALILYKSSQTDTANRSKAVAEGAIMWNTMTSVFSRAPNWSYGIQGYVRFDSYSSDHRERTTFTTPDGYQKVTGVWCEIVKKNAIEDQKVEVNRLKSELEICGIEGRQSRTRTGNHKLRVELQSNEDRLKLEIHEKEEISKLSSERNSEIEEIRDQLRVKDEDLAKLKADNERRSGHIRRRCTCTGKGKDNRTQASVNGLRTVSSPKNMKWTV